Proteins encoded together in one Bombus vancouverensis nearcticus chromosome 14, iyBomVanc1_principal, whole genome shotgun sequence window:
- the LOC117156253 gene encoding retinol dehydrogenase 13-like: MTDVILTAKLEIPHVVCARVCVSSSIFCYCLIRSNTINYIKYKTRRDIVVESRNKYVYCRPCDLASQKSIRDFAEQFKKEHKKRKLHILINNAGVMRCPKMYTQEGIELQFGVNHIGHFLLTNLLLDTLKDSAPSRIVNVSSSAHKRGKITFDDLNNEKTYEPGEAYAQNKLANILFTKELANKLKGTGVTVNAVHPGIVRTEITRYMGIYQNFLGRLAVDTLY; encoded by the exons ATGACAGATGTAATTCTGACAGCAAAATTAGAAATTCCAC ATGttgtgtgcgcgcgtgtgtgtgtgtcttcATCTATTTTCTGTTACTGTCTGATACGATCAAATACgatcaattatataaaatataaa ACACGCCGTGACATAGTAGTAGAAAGTAGGAATAAATATGTTTATTGTAGACCATGTGATCTAGCATCTCAAAAAAGTATTAGGGATTTTGCAGAGCAATTTAAGAAAG AACACAAGAAAAGAAAGCTTCACATTCTTATAAATAATGCAGGAGTAATGAGATGTCCTAAGATGTATACCCAAGAAGGAATTGAATTGCAATTTGGTGTGAATCATATAGGACACTTTTTACTAACAAATTTATTGTTAGACACTTTAAAAGATTCTGCACCATCAAGGATTGTAAATGTTTCAAGTAGTGCACACAAGCGTGGCAAAATTACATTCGACGATTTGAATAATGAGAAAACCTATGAGCCTGGCGAAGCATATGCACAGAACAAATTAGCTAATATTCTATTTACAAAGGAATTGGCAAATAAATTGAAAG GAACTGGTGTTACAGTGAATGCCGTCCATCCTGGTATAGTACGAAcagaaataacgcgatatatgGGAATTTATCAAAACTTTTTAGGTAGATTGGCTGTAGatactctttattaa
- the LOC117156241 gene encoding regulator of microtubule dynamics protein 1-like, producing MSLRRALFVIRDIKVLQRTLIHTRFQSSRKSSNQYMLTTKLCTISSFTAMGIWGLTKKRGDNEAIITTKEVLIAKADALYEQEQYQEIHDLLINYKDSGDIEIIWRLCRAMYKLSKIVSEVDGKKLIFEAYDLILEALEIKEDNWAAHKWASILLNSKTLYEGVKAQIKESYNIKKHMLRAMELNPKEPTLMYMLGTWCYQVADLTWYQRKIASVIFGEPPSSSFEEALKYFETAEKIDPNFYSQNLLMLGKTYLKLNQKELATKYLKMALDYPAKNEDDRDAKQEAQKLLKKF from the exons ATGTCGTTACGGAGAGCGTTATTCGTTATCAGAGATATAAAAGTATTACAAAGAACGCTTATTCATACAAGATTTCAATCCTCACGAAAG AGCAGCAATCAGTACATGTtaacaacaaaattatgtaccatatcgtcgttcactgctatgggtatttggggtcttacaaaaaagagaggtgacaacgaagcaatcataactacaaaagaagttctaatagcaaaagccgatgcattatacgagcaagaacaataccaggaaatacatgaccttctaataaattataaa gatagcggtgatattgaaattatatggcgtttgtgtagagcaatgtataaattgtctaaaattgtgagtgaagtggatggaaagaaattaattttcgaagcttatgatttaatacttgaagcacttgagataaaagaggataattgggctgcacacaaatgggcatcgattcttcttaattctaagactctttatgaaggagtaaaagcacaaataaaagagtcatataatattaagaaacatatgctg agagcaatggaactaaatccaaaagaaccaacacttatgtacatgcttggtacttggtgctatcaagttgctgatttaacatggtatcaaagaaaaattgcatctgtaatatttggagaaccgccatcttcatcattcgaggaagctctaaaatattttgaaactgcagagaaaattgatcccaatttctatagtcaaaatttattaatgttgggaaaaacctacttaaaattaaatcaaaaagagctagctacgaaatatttaaaaatggcccttgattatcctgcaaagaacgaagatgatcgagatgctaaacaggaagcgcagaagttgttaaagaaattttaa